A single genomic interval of Spirosoma linguale DSM 74 harbors:
- a CDS encoding pyruvate dehydrogenase complex dihydrolipoamide acetyltransferase (TIGRFAM: pyruvate dehydrogenase complex dihydrolipoamide acetyltransferase~PFAM: catalytic domain of components of various dehydrogenase complexes; biotin/lipoyl attachment domain- containing protein; E3 binding domain protein~KEGG: mxa:MXAN_2668 pyruvate dehydrogenase complex, E2 component, dihydrolipoamide acetyltransferase) encodes MAELIRMPKMSDTMTEGVIAEWHKKVGDKVKSGDVLAEVETDKATMDLEAYDEGTLLYIGVEKGASVPVDGVLAVIGADGEDYKAVLNGSSGGSQDAAPAAPKPEPAPAPANSASAEATTKLPDEKAVSAAPAENVNASIIRMPKMSDTMTEGTIVAWHKKEGDTVKSGDVLAEVETDKATMDLEAYEEGTLLYIGVKEGSSVAVDEVIAVVGEKGANFKVLLDGGSGAPAAGQQAATGESGSATAQQNPQADLPANADSDLSYAGGEGDAVGSNGRVKASPLAKRIAEEKGINLAQVQGTGPEGRIVKSDVESFVPGKAAPAAQPTAPAAQPVAQPAAPAPAAAPAPAPAPTPAATSVGGDYEDIPVSQMRKTIARRLSESLFTAPHFYLTMEINMDKAMDLRGTVNGLSPVKVSFNDFVIKAAALALKQHPNVNSSWLGDKIRKYKYVNIGVAVAVDEGLLVPVVRNADQKTLSTISGEVKDLAGKAKDKKLQPKDWEGSTFSISNLGMFGIEEFTAIINPPDSCILAVGAIKQTVKFEGEIAKPTNVMKVTLSCDHRVVDGATGSAFLQTFKQLLEDPMRMLV; translated from the coding sequence ATGGCTGAATTAATCCGAATGCCCAAAATGAGCGACACAATGACCGAAGGCGTCATTGCGGAGTGGCACAAAAAAGTGGGCGATAAAGTAAAGTCCGGCGACGTACTGGCCGAAGTTGAAACTGATAAAGCAACCATGGACCTCGAAGCATACGACGAGGGGACATTGCTCTACATCGGTGTTGAAAAAGGGGCTTCGGTGCCGGTAGATGGCGTTCTGGCCGTTATTGGAGCGGATGGTGAAGATTACAAAGCTGTACTCAACGGATCGAGTGGAGGAAGTCAGGATGCTGCCCCGGCGGCTCCCAAGCCAGAACCGGCTCCTGCACCTGCCAATAGCGCGAGTGCTGAAGCGACAACAAAACTGCCCGATGAGAAAGCTGTATCTGCGGCTCCCGCCGAGAATGTAAATGCGTCGATTATCCGGATGCCCAAAATGAGCGATACCATGACGGAAGGAACCATCGTGGCGTGGCACAAAAAAGAAGGGGATACCGTAAAATCAGGTGACGTACTGGCCGAAGTCGAAACCGACAAAGCGACTATGGATCTCGAAGCCTATGAGGAAGGTACACTTCTCTATATCGGTGTAAAAGAAGGTTCGTCGGTTGCGGTCGATGAGGTCATTGCCGTGGTCGGTGAAAAAGGTGCTAATTTCAAAGTACTGCTTGACGGTGGTTCGGGTGCGCCCGCAGCAGGTCAGCAGGCCGCTACCGGCGAAAGTGGTAGCGCAACGGCTCAGCAGAACCCACAGGCAGATTTACCCGCCAATGCTGATTCGGATTTGTCGTATGCCGGTGGTGAAGGCGATGCTGTCGGGTCGAATGGCAGGGTGAAAGCCTCGCCATTAGCCAAGCGTATTGCCGAAGAAAAAGGCATCAATCTGGCACAGGTGCAGGGCACTGGCCCCGAAGGTCGTATCGTGAAAAGCGATGTCGAATCGTTTGTGCCTGGCAAAGCAGCTCCGGCCGCTCAACCAACGGCTCCGGCTGCCCAGCCAGTGGCTCAACCAGCCGCACCGGCTCCCGCTGCAGCGCCAGCTCCGGCACCAGCGCCAACCCCAGCCGCAACCTCCGTTGGGGGAGATTACGAGGATATTCCGGTTAGCCAGATGCGCAAAACCATTGCTCGTCGTCTGAGCGAGAGTCTGTTTACTGCTCCGCACTTCTACCTGACCATGGAAATTAACATGGATAAGGCGATGGACCTGCGCGGTACGGTGAATGGACTTAGCCCAGTGAAAGTATCGTTCAATGATTTCGTGATCAAGGCGGCTGCCCTGGCGCTGAAACAACACCCGAATGTTAACTCGTCGTGGTTAGGCGATAAAATCCGGAAGTACAAGTACGTAAACATTGGCGTTGCGGTAGCCGTTGATGAAGGCTTGCTTGTACCCGTTGTACGGAACGCCGATCAGAAAACCCTGTCGACGATTTCGGGCGAAGTGAAAGATCTGGCCGGAAAAGCCAAAGACAAAAAACTTCAGCCGAAAGACTGGGAAGGCAGCACATTCTCGATTTCCAACCTCGGTATGTTTGGTATCGAAGAGTTTACGGCCATCATCAACCCACCCGATTCATGCATTCTGGCCGTTGGTGCCATTAAGCAGACTGTGAAGTTTGAAGGTGAGATAGCTAAACCAACGAATGTGATGAAAGTAACCCTGTCCTGCGACCACCGTGTGGTAGACGGTGCTACGGGCTCGGCCTTCCTGCAAACGTTCAAGCAACTGCTCGAAGATCCGATGCGGATGCTGGTATAA
- a CDS encoding DNA polymerase III, alpha subunit (KEGG: glo:Glov_2723 DNA polymerase III, alpha subunit~TIGRFAM: DNA polymerase III, alpha subunit~PFAM: DNA polymerase III alpha subunit; PHP domain protein; nucleic acid binding OB-fold tRNA/helicase-type~SMART: phosphoesterase PHP domain protein), whose amino-acid sequence MQFSHLHCHTQYSLLDGQADIKKLIKKAKADNMPAVAITDHGNMFGVFEFVAEASKQGIKPIVGCEFYVVEDHHKKQFTKEQKDVRYHQLLLAKNAQGYKNLAKLCSLGYMEGLYGKYPRVTKELIDQYKEGLIASTCCIGASVPKTILKKGEEAGEIEFKWWLDRFGEDYYVELQRHEIPDQIKANEVLIKFARKYNVKIIASNDSHYVDQDDWVAHDILLCVNTNEKQSTPSMKDFSDDDVMPKNTRFAFFSDQFYFKNTQEMTTLFKDLPEAIDNTNEIVGKVETLKLKRDIMLPNFPIPKEFQQHTDDVLNQWEYLRHLTYEGAKERYVDILPHIQERLDFELFTIRTMGFAGYFLIVADFIKAGRDLGVMIGPGRGSAAGSAVAYCTGITNIDPIKYDLLFERFLNPDRKSMPDIDTDFDDEGRQKVIDYVVQKYGKAQVAQIVTYGTMASKSSIKDVARVMDLPLQDANAVVKLVPDKPTYNMTLKRIFEDPIDGPGGLSSVIQPDEVENVKRMRALEAGDKSAAQAMRIVDFEKVSAVLKQARKLEGTVRNTGLHAAGIIIAPSDLSDIVPVSTSKDTNLIITQYEGKVIEDAGVIKMDFLGLRNLTIIKECLRLIKQNHDVTIAIDDIPLDDEETYKLFQRGETNAVFQFESDGMKKHMKDLKPDRFGDLIAMNALYRPGPIAYIPNYINRKHGREEVKYDMPEMEEYLADTYGITVYQEQLMLLSQKLGNFTKGDADVLRKAMGKKDKATLDKMKGKFMDGCAANNLPLKVCEKVWTDWEAFASYAFNKSHSTCYAFVAYQTAYLKAHYTSEYMAAVLTSCLGTIDKITFFMEECKNLGLPLLGPDVNESERFFGVNKKGEIRFGLGGIKGAGDAAVEAIIEERKAGGPYKDIFDFAVRVNLRTVNKKTWESLAYAGAFDSIDEYHRAQYFEMAEGDTSPFLDKVIRYANNYHAEKAAAQQSLFGAMMNGEPMIARPKPPIVTEWNQIEKLKYEKDVVGFYITGHPLDEFKLELDGFCNCTLDKIYETRQPEIKVAGIVSSMQTKIAKNGNPFCIFKIEDYNTSIELALFGEDYVRMGQYIEVGRFLHITGKTQNRWNSENLEFKATNIRLLTEMREKFCKELRVSLTIDSLNAQVVAKINELVNAHPGTCTLSLNVVDPSERIEISLQARTLKVSPANTLLRSLEAMDGVTCKVA is encoded by the coding sequence ATGCAATTTTCACATCTTCACTGCCATACTCAATACTCGCTGCTCGATGGTCAGGCCGACATTAAGAAGCTGATTAAGAAGGCTAAAGCCGATAATATGCCGGCCGTTGCCATCACCGATCACGGCAATATGTTCGGGGTATTTGAATTTGTAGCCGAAGCCAGTAAACAAGGCATCAAGCCCATTGTTGGCTGCGAGTTCTATGTCGTGGAAGATCACCACAAGAAACAGTTTACCAAAGAGCAGAAAGACGTTCGGTACCATCAGCTGTTACTGGCGAAGAACGCGCAGGGCTACAAAAACCTGGCGAAACTCTGCTCGCTGGGCTACATGGAGGGATTATACGGCAAATATCCCCGCGTTACGAAAGAGCTGATCGACCAGTATAAAGAAGGACTTATTGCCTCTACCTGCTGCATTGGCGCATCGGTTCCCAAAACGATTCTCAAAAAAGGCGAAGAAGCCGGTGAAATTGAGTTCAAATGGTGGCTCGACCGTTTCGGTGAGGATTATTACGTTGAACTGCAACGCCACGAAATTCCCGACCAGATCAAAGCCAACGAGGTATTGATCAAGTTCGCCCGGAAGTACAACGTCAAGATCATTGCGTCCAACGATTCGCACTATGTCGATCAGGACGACTGGGTTGCCCACGACATTCTGCTGTGCGTAAACACCAACGAAAAGCAGAGCACACCGTCGATGAAGGACTTCAGCGACGACGATGTGATGCCTAAGAATACCCGCTTTGCGTTCTTCAGCGACCAGTTCTATTTCAAGAACACGCAGGAGATGACGACGCTTTTCAAAGACCTGCCCGAAGCCATCGACAATACCAACGAGATTGTCGGCAAGGTCGAAACGCTGAAGCTCAAGCGCGACATCATGTTGCCTAACTTCCCGATTCCGAAGGAGTTCCAGCAGCATACCGACGACGTACTGAACCAGTGGGAATACCTGCGTCACCTGACGTACGAAGGGGCCAAAGAACGGTACGTCGATATTCTGCCACATATCCAGGAACGCCTTGATTTTGAACTGTTCACGATCAGGACAATGGGATTTGCCGGGTACTTCCTCATCGTGGCCGACTTCATCAAAGCCGGGCGCGACCTGGGCGTGATGATCGGGCCGGGACGGGGCTCGGCTGCCGGTAGTGCGGTGGCGTACTGCACCGGTATCACCAATATCGACCCCATCAAGTACGACCTGCTGTTCGAGCGTTTTCTTAACCCCGACCGGAAGTCGATGCCCGATATCGATACGGACTTCGACGATGAAGGCCGTCAGAAGGTAATCGACTACGTGGTGCAGAAATACGGAAAAGCGCAGGTGGCGCAGATCGTGACCTACGGTACCATGGCCTCCAAATCGTCCATCAAAGACGTAGCGCGGGTGATGGATTTACCCTTGCAGGATGCCAACGCCGTAGTGAAGCTCGTGCCCGACAAGCCGACCTACAACATGACGCTCAAGCGCATCTTCGAGGACCCCATCGACGGGCCGGGCGGGCTTTCCAGTGTTATTCAGCCCGACGAGGTGGAAAACGTGAAGCGAATGCGGGCGCTGGAAGCTGGCGACAAGAGTGCGGCTCAGGCCATGCGCATAGTGGATTTTGAAAAGGTATCGGCGGTACTCAAACAGGCGCGTAAACTCGAAGGCACGGTCCGGAATACAGGCTTACACGCGGCCGGAATCATCATTGCGCCCAGCGACCTGTCGGACATTGTGCCCGTGTCGACCTCAAAAGATACGAACCTCATTATTACCCAGTATGAGGGTAAAGTGATTGAAGATGCGGGCGTTATCAAGATGGACTTTTTGGGGTTGCGCAACCTCACCATCATTAAGGAATGTCTGCGGCTCATCAAGCAGAACCACGATGTTACCATTGCCATCGACGATATTCCCCTGGACGACGAAGAGACCTATAAGCTCTTCCAGCGGGGTGAAACCAACGCCGTGTTCCAGTTTGAATCCGACGGCATGAAAAAGCACATGAAGGACCTGAAGCCTGACCGCTTCGGTGACCTCATTGCTATGAACGCCCTCTACCGACCCGGCCCGATTGCCTACATTCCGAACTACATCAACCGGAAACACGGCCGCGAAGAAGTCAAATACGACATGCCGGAAATGGAGGAGTATCTGGCGGATACGTACGGCATTACCGTGTACCAGGAGCAGTTGATGCTGCTGTCGCAGAAGCTGGGCAACTTCACCAAGGGCGACGCCGACGTACTGCGGAAGGCGATGGGTAAGAAAGACAAGGCTACGCTCGACAAGATGAAGGGTAAGTTTATGGATGGCTGTGCCGCCAACAACCTGCCGCTGAAAGTCTGCGAGAAAGTCTGGACCGACTGGGAAGCCTTTGCTTCGTACGCCTTCAACAAGTCGCACTCGACCTGCTACGCGTTTGTGGCCTATCAGACGGCCTACCTCAAAGCGCACTACACCTCGGAGTACATGGCGGCCGTTTTGACAAGCTGTCTGGGTACGATTGATAAGATTACATTCTTCATGGAAGAGTGTAAAAACCTTGGTTTGCCCCTGCTGGGACCGGATGTCAACGAGTCGGAGCGGTTCTTCGGCGTGAACAAGAAGGGCGAAATCCGCTTTGGATTGGGCGGTATCAAAGGTGCAGGCGATGCGGCCGTCGAAGCCATCATCGAAGAGCGTAAAGCCGGTGGCCCTTACAAAGATATTTTCGATTTTGCCGTGCGGGTCAACCTCCGGACGGTTAACAAAAAAACCTGGGAATCGCTGGCTTACGCGGGTGCGTTCGACTCCATCGACGAGTACCACCGGGCGCAGTATTTCGAGATGGCGGAGGGAGACACCTCGCCGTTTCTGGACAAGGTTATCCGCTACGCTAACAACTACCATGCGGAGAAAGCCGCAGCCCAGCAGTCGTTGTTTGGGGCCATGATGAATGGCGAGCCCATGATTGCCCGGCCCAAACCACCTATCGTAACGGAGTGGAACCAGATTGAGAAGCTGAAATACGAGAAGGATGTAGTGGGTTTTTACATCACCGGCCACCCGCTCGATGAGTTTAAACTGGAGCTGGACGGCTTCTGCAACTGCACGCTGGATAAGATTTATGAGACCCGCCAGCCCGAAATAAAAGTGGCCGGTATCGTTTCGTCCATGCAAACCAAGATCGCCAAGAATGGTAACCCGTTCTGTATCTTCAAAATTGAAGACTACAACACGTCCATCGAACTGGCGCTGTTTGGGGAGGATTATGTCCGGATGGGCCAGTACATTGAGGTAGGCCGATTCCTGCACATTACGGGCAAGACCCAGAATCGGTGGAACTCCGAGAATCTGGAATTCAAGGCCACGAACATCCGCTTACTGACCGAGATGCGGGAGAAATTCTGCAAAGAGCTGCGTGTCTCGCTAACCATCGACTCACTCAATGCCCAGGTCGTAGCTAAAATTAACGAACTGGTCAACGCCCACCCCGGCACCTGTACGCTATCGCTCAACGTTGTCGACCCCAGTGAACGTATCGAAATCAGTTTACAGGCACGCACGCTGAAGGTATCGCCCGCCAACACCCTGCTCAGGTCACTGGAAGCCATGGACGGCGTGACGTGTAAGGTGGCGTAA
- a CDS encoding thioredoxin (TIGRFAM: thioredoxin~PFAM: Thioredoxin domain~KEGG: afw:Anae109_1372 thioredoxin): protein MAAGTHAVEATDANFNDLINSDKPVLVDFWAEWCGPCKMIGPVVEQLAGEYEGKAVVAKMDVDQNSQVPAKFGIRSIPTLMIFKNGQLVDKVIGAVPKNVLEQKLQGAMEPATI from the coding sequence ATGGCAGCAGGAACACATGCCGTAGAAGCAACCGACGCGAACTTCAACGATCTTATAAATTCTGACAAACCTGTTTTAGTAGATTTCTGGGCCGAATGGTGCGGTCCCTGTAAAATGATCGGGCCAGTTGTTGAGCAACTTGCCGGTGAATACGAAGGGAAAGCCGTAGTAGCGAAAATGGACGTTGATCAAAACTCCCAGGTTCCCGCTAAATTTGGTATCCGCAGCATTCCGACGCTGATGATTTTCAAAAACGGTCAGTTAGTAGATAAAGTGATTGGCGCCGTCCCCAAAAACGTACTGGAGCAAAAACTTCAGGGCGCAATGGAACCCGCAACGATCTAA
- a CDS encoding pyridoxamine 5'-phosphate oxidase-related FMN- binding protein (PFAM: pyridoxamine 5'-phosphate oxidase-related FMN- binding~KEGG: mrd:Mrad2831_2143 pyridoxamine 5'-phosphate oxidase-related FMN-binding), translating into MQAQRTLNPIELDKLKDKIKDIRIAMLTTQESDGDFHTRPMAMHEMDPDGTMWFFTYENSNKVSEIRQNERVALGFSDPDSEVYVSTSGYAEVVKDKAKIDQLWSDFLKTWFPNGKDDPEVTLLKVTTHAGEYWDRPGGKMVKLFEMAKGAITGDTDKTGRNEKFGDEPQ; encoded by the coding sequence ATGCAAGCTCAACGCACCCTGAATCCAATCGAACTGGATAAACTCAAAGACAAAATCAAAGATATTCGCATTGCCATGCTTACCACCCAGGAGTCGGACGGTGATTTCCATACCCGCCCCATGGCGATGCATGAGATGGACCCCGACGGCACGATGTGGTTTTTTACCTACGAAAACTCGAATAAGGTTAGCGAAATTCGCCAGAATGAGCGGGTTGCGCTGGGCTTTTCGGACCCCGATTCGGAGGTATACGTGTCGACATCCGGCTATGCTGAAGTCGTGAAAGACAAAGCCAAGATCGACCAGTTATGGAGCGATTTCCTGAAAACATGGTTCCCGAATGGCAAAGACGATCCGGAGGTTACGCTGCTCAAAGTGACAACCCATGCTGGTGAATACTGGGATCGGCCGGGGGGCAAAATGGTGAAGTTATTCGAAATGGCGAAAGGTGCTATCACGGGCGATACGGATAAAACGGGCCGCAACGAGAAGTTCGGCGATGAGCCCCAGTAA
- a CDS encoding NIPSNAP family containing protein (PFAM: NIPSNAP family containing protein~KEGG: bxe:Bxe_B0973 hypothetical protein), whose amino-acid sequence MKRRQFVKASLLTTSAASVLAPIGQATAAADTQQNAAPEFYELRMYTLKNGRQLKIVQNYFQQAAIPAYNRLGSKNVGVFTEYLAQGFTKLVVLIPFTSLEAYLKISDQLANDSTYQQAGAEYLNAEATAPAYERIESSLLKAFSNMPRLEIPEKKARIFELRRYESPNETAGKKKIEMFNQAGEIAIFKRVGLTPVFFGETLIGPMRPNLTYMLTFDDMNEHDQNWKTFGGDTEWKKISSMPEYADAKIISNIHRTFLIPTAFSQI is encoded by the coding sequence ATGAAAAGACGTCAGTTTGTGAAAGCCTCTCTTCTTACTACTTCAGCCGCGAGTGTTCTAGCGCCAATCGGTCAGGCGACAGCCGCTGCGGATACCCAGCAGAACGCTGCCCCGGAGTTTTATGAGCTGAGGATGTACACGTTAAAAAACGGTCGACAACTCAAAATAGTCCAGAATTATTTTCAACAGGCTGCTATTCCGGCTTATAATCGGCTGGGTAGCAAGAACGTGGGCGTTTTCACTGAGTACCTTGCTCAGGGGTTTACTAAACTGGTGGTGCTGATACCCTTTACTTCATTAGAGGCATACCTGAAAATTTCTGATCAGTTAGCCAACGATAGCACTTACCAGCAAGCCGGGGCCGAGTACCTGAACGCCGAGGCTACGGCACCCGCCTACGAACGTATTGAAAGCTCGTTGCTGAAAGCGTTCTCGAACATGCCCCGGTTGGAAATACCCGAAAAGAAAGCGCGTATTTTTGAGTTACGTCGGTATGAAAGTCCAAACGAAACCGCCGGTAAAAAGAAAATAGAAATGTTCAACCAGGCCGGTGAGATTGCCATTTTCAAGCGGGTAGGACTTACTCCGGTATTCTTCGGAGAAACGCTGATCGGTCCGATGCGCCCCAATCTGACCTACATGCTGACGTTCGATGACATGAATGAGCATGACCAGAACTGGAAGACCTTCGGCGGTGATACCGAATGGAAAAAGATAAGCTCCATGCCCGAGTATGCGGATGCCAAAATTATATCGAACATCCACCGCACATTTCTGATTCCGACTGCTTTCTCGCAGATTTAA
- a CDS encoding methyltransferase (KEGG: aha:AHA_2227 methyltransferase) has translation MTFSKLYLQAGRDEALRRFHPWVFSRAISRYEGNLNDGDVVEVFDSKKNYLATGHYHDGSIAVRIFSFNATAGGPVTPDLPYWTKKLAHIRSIRKVIVTGETNCYRLVHGEGDGCTGLILDMYNGVIVLQAHSIGMHREREIITDALKVVFGDELKAVYDKSAETLPDEYGATVTNGYLYGRTPVPHPVLENGNTFMIDWITGQKTGFFLDQRDNRALLAQYAEGKKVLNAFCYSGGFSVYGLKAGATLVHSVDVSQKAITLTEQNITANFGESDDRHQAFAEDVMHYLKNHDQQYDVVVLDPPAFAKSQSARHRAVQGYKRLNAEGFKRVAKGGLLFTFSCSQVVDRELFYNTIVAAAIEAGRQVRVLHHLSQPADHPVSLFHPEGGYLKGLVLWVE, from the coding sequence ATGACGTTTTCAAAATTATATCTGCAGGCCGGACGCGATGAGGCTCTCCGGCGATTTCACCCCTGGGTGTTTTCACGGGCCATCAGTCGGTATGAGGGCAACCTGAACGACGGCGATGTCGTTGAAGTATTTGACAGCAAAAAGAACTACCTCGCCACCGGCCATTACCACGATGGCAGTATTGCCGTACGTATTTTCTCCTTCAATGCAACGGCTGGCGGACCCGTAACGCCCGACTTACCGTACTGGACAAAGAAACTGGCGCACATCCGGTCTATTCGAAAAGTGATTGTAACGGGCGAAACAAACTGTTATCGACTTGTTCACGGCGAGGGCGATGGTTGCACGGGTCTGATTCTGGACATGTACAACGGTGTCATCGTTCTACAGGCGCATTCCATTGGTATGCACCGGGAGCGGGAAATCATTACCGACGCGCTGAAAGTCGTTTTTGGTGATGAACTCAAGGCAGTATATGACAAAAGTGCCGAAACGCTGCCCGACGAATACGGTGCCACTGTAACGAATGGCTATCTGTATGGCCGTACACCCGTCCCGCATCCGGTGCTGGAAAACGGGAATACGTTTATGATCGACTGGATAACCGGGCAGAAAACGGGCTTTTTCTTAGATCAGCGCGATAACCGGGCATTACTGGCCCAGTATGCTGAAGGAAAAAAAGTATTGAACGCCTTCTGTTATTCGGGTGGCTTCTCGGTGTACGGGCTCAAAGCGGGCGCTACGCTGGTGCATTCGGTAGATGTTTCTCAGAAAGCAATCACCCTTACGGAACAGAATATAACAGCCAACTTTGGGGAAAGTGATGATCGGCACCAGGCATTTGCGGAGGATGTCATGCATTACCTCAAAAACCATGATCAACAGTACGATGTCGTGGTGCTTGATCCACCAGCTTTTGCTAAAAGCCAGTCGGCACGGCACCGGGCAGTGCAGGGCTATAAACGTCTAAATGCCGAAGGTTTCAAGCGGGTAGCCAAGGGAGGGCTATTGTTCACCTTTTCCTGTTCGCAGGTGGTGGACCGCGAGTTGTTCTACAATACAATTGTGGCAGCGGCCATTGAAGCCGGTCGGCAGGTACGGGTGCTGCATCACCTAAGCCAACCCGCCGATCACCCCGTTAGTTTATTTCACCCGGAGGGCGGTTACCTGAAAGGACTGGTCTTGTGGGTAGAGTAA
- a CDS encoding Domain of unknown function DUF1814 (PFAM: Domain of unknown function DUF1814~KEGG: rpd:RPD_2263 hypothetical protein), protein MLYPATVEPPTLELLKRLMQQPFLAPFALAGGTNLALQFGHRLSVDLDLFTTQSFSAEDLFEELLVNFPTVIKIDEARNTLSLFLEGVKVDLLAHRYPLLSPFTEEFGIRFWSIQDVIAMKLGAISGRGAKKDFWDIAELLDHFSLSDMLHFFVTKYPNSDPGYVVRSLTYFEDAEPQADPISLNTAIKWPDVKKRVLQAVKELVYPF, encoded by the coding sequence ATGCTATACCCGGCAACAGTCGAACCCCCTACCCTGGAATTATTGAAACGGCTTATGCAGCAGCCGTTCCTTGCCCCATTTGCTCTTGCAGGTGGTACAAACCTAGCTTTGCAATTCGGGCATCGCCTATCAGTAGACCTTGATTTATTCACAACGCAGTCATTCTCAGCAGAAGATTTGTTTGAAGAATTGCTGGTCAATTTTCCAACAGTAATCAAAATAGACGAGGCCAGGAATACACTGAGCTTGTTTCTTGAAGGTGTAAAAGTAGATTTATTGGCACATCGTTATCCATTGCTTAGTCCCTTCACCGAAGAGTTTGGCATCCGGTTTTGGTCAATACAAGATGTTATTGCAATGAAGTTAGGAGCCATAAGTGGACGAGGTGCAAAAAAAGACTTCTGGGACATAGCCGAATTACTCGACCATTTTTCACTATCGGATATGCTTCACTTTTTCGTAACGAAATATCCCAATAGCGATCCGGGTTATGTTGTTCGTTCACTTACTTATTTTGAGGATGCTGAACCGCAGGCAGATCCAATTTCCCTAAACACGGCCATCAAATGGCCGGACGTAAAAAAACGTGTTTTGCAGGCCGTTAAAGAGCTGGTTTATCCTTTTTAA
- a CDS encoding glycoside hydrolase family 43 (PFAM: glycoside hydrolase family 43~KEGG: hypothetical protein), whose protein sequence is MKKSLLLFFVLTTLLLRHTSAQTTQSEGKAKASFSNPLPIQFGDPYILHTKDMYYMYGTGGGADKGFSAYSSKDMVNWKPEGQVYYHNNKNGWSDPKASWGGAYWAPEVYEVKGKFYLFYSAQWKVNPTKELENFRIGVAVSDKPTGPFVDLSSKPVFDPGYPVIDANVFFDTNGKAYLYFSRCCYKHPVKSEIADLAKKNGWFNEIEESWVYGVELKPDFSGVIGQPVLVLRPPVRLSDKQAEWESRSVTAREVNRRWTEGSVTFKKDNLYYIMYSANHFGGQNYAIGYATATSPLGPFRKAANNPVLQKNTDKGGSVTGTGHNSVTYSPDGKEMFCVYHARTAKTGDERVVCIDRMQVKNGIITISGPTTTPQKLPSGTPTATAGSQSKGE, encoded by the coding sequence ATGAAAAAATCACTGCTCCTGTTTTTCGTATTGACTACCCTGCTTTTGCGCCACACTTCGGCGCAAACCACACAAAGCGAGGGTAAAGCCAAAGCCTCTTTTTCTAACCCCCTGCCCATCCAGTTCGGCGACCCTTATATTTTACATACGAAGGATATGTACTATATGTATGGCACCGGCGGAGGAGCAGATAAGGGGTTTTCAGCTTATTCCTCAAAAGATATGGTGAACTGGAAACCGGAAGGACAGGTTTATTATCACAATAACAAAAACGGCTGGAGCGACCCCAAAGCAAGCTGGGGCGGTGCTTACTGGGCACCGGAAGTATATGAAGTAAAGGGTAAATTTTACCTGTTCTACAGCGCCCAGTGGAAAGTGAACCCAACCAAAGAGCTGGAAAACTTCCGGATTGGGGTAGCCGTATCCGACAAACCTACCGGTCCTTTCGTTGACCTGTCCAGCAAACCCGTTTTCGACCCCGGTTATCCGGTTATCGATGCCAACGTGTTCTTCGATACTAACGGAAAAGCCTATTTATACTTTTCGCGTTGCTGCTACAAACACCCGGTCAAAAGTGAAATAGCTGATCTGGCTAAAAAGAACGGCTGGTTCAACGAGATCGAGGAAAGCTGGGTATACGGGGTTGAACTCAAACCCGACTTTTCCGGCGTCATTGGCCAACCGGTTCTTGTACTGCGCCCCCCGGTTCGCCTGAGCGATAAGCAGGCCGAATGGGAAAGCCGCTCCGTAACGGCCCGTGAAGTAAACCGCCGTTGGACCGAAGGCTCGGTTACGTTCAAAAAAGACAACCTGTACTACATTATGTATTCGGCTAACCATTTCGGCGGACAGAACTATGCCATCGGCTACGCCACAGCAACCTCGCCTTTGGGTCCGTTCAGGAAAGCAGCTAACAACCCGGTTTTGCAGAAAAACACCGACAAGGGCGGCTCAGTGACGGGTACGGGGCACAACAGCGTAACGTACTCGCCGGATGGAAAAGAAATGTTCTGTGTCTACCACGCCAGAACGGCCAAAACCGGCGACGAACGAGTGGTTTGCATTGACCGCATGCAGGTTAAAAACGGAATCATAACGATCTCTGGCCCTACCACCACACCCCAGAAACTTCCTTCAGGCACACCAACGGCAACGGCGGGCAGCCAATCCAAAGGTGAGTAA